From the genome of Ooceraea biroi isolate clonal line C1 chromosome 10, Obir_v5.4, whole genome shotgun sequence:
ataatataaatgaataatataaaggAAAAGCCACAACTAGTAGGAATATTCTGGAACGCATAGAGAGAGactgtattttttttctctccgcaAAGATTAAAAACAATGAAATTGAATTAGTTATCTATAATGCCTTCAAACTCGTCCAGAAAAAATAGCAAATGTGTTTGATCTGCGTTAGAAGGCGCAAAATCATCATACGAAAGACAAACGGATTAACGTGAGCGCTAACGAAGGATCCAAGCAACTCGACTCACCCCGTGTTACTGACCTGACCAGTTTTGCTTCCGTCAGGATAATACCCTCACCGCCACCGCACAGTAAACACACCACCCGCCACTTTCGTCCCACGACACCGTGCTCGATTACGACGACGTGCACGCAGTCTGGATTTTGAGGTTCACGCCGCGCCGGTAGTGGTGgaggtggtggtgatggtggtggtggtgatgcgCCGGAGTTTTGCCCCTTTGCACAAAGAACACAAAAACACACGGTCCGGCTGGATGCGTGCGTGAGAGCGTGACTTTGTACGCGTGGGGAGCAATTGGAGGAcgataatacaattaaagctGTGGCACATAAATTGACATTGGAATTATATCGGGGAGGGGGTACGTTTCACCGAGACGCAGCAGCACGCCGACCGATACGTAAATGAACGCGTCGTTATGAATGAAAAGAGCAAAAATCTCCCCGGCGATTCTCCCGGAAGAGCGGAAGTGGTTGTAGGGGTTGTTGATCAAACAAGCTGCAGCAAGGGGGTGCGCAGGGATCGTAAGAACAGAAGCTAAACAATCACGCGTTTCCGCTCGGATGCATTTCGCGGGGGGTGCGTGCGTacgacgcgctcgcgcgcgcgcgtgtgtatgcgtacgtgtgtgcgtgtgcgtgttaCGCGTCGCGTGCGTGTGAGCCGGATATCGTTGCGTACGTGTCGCCGGATATGCGCCCGTGGCTGGCTGCGTGTGCGAGTATACGCACGTGCGGGATGTCAAGGCGCGGGAGATCTTCTAACCGCGACGGTGGTTTAGGGTGTACTGAACGTGAAACCCGGAGGGTTGAGGGAGAAACGGCGTAGTGTCTAATCCAACATTACCCTGACCGACCGTATAGCAACGGCGCCATGGAAACGGCACGTTTGCGCGtgcgtcgtcgttgtcgtcgtcgtggtggACGACGtcgtcatcctcgtcgtcggcgtcgtcatCACAGATCGACTTTTTTCGCCGATTCCGCTGGTTACTTCGCCGAGGATGCGCAATAAAAGCCGCTATTAATTCTCTATAAATGTAATTCCTCGGAAAGAGCGGGCTTGAGAAGGAGGGAGAGTATTTGTAATTTGTCGCCCTTTGGGGTAGTTGGCGCGCGTTGACCCGAGAGCAATTGCGGGGTGGAACAGACACCGAAGCTGCGCCGCTATAAGATCCTTAATTAATTCTACGTAATCTACTTGATTAAGCGTAATAGATCTTCGGTGCTTCAGTGCGACGTCGGTGCTTCTCTCGGATGAGAGAAAACGTGAGAAAAAGCGGACATGTTAAACGGAGCTGTCCCTTTCTCAATAGTGCGCTACCCTTATCGCCTGTCCCTTATTAAAGGAAGGTTCGCGTGCACCAAGCAGCAGACTTTGATCCCGATCAAAGCGACATCTCTTGTCGACACTGTATCTTcgagataaaaagatatttatataagaaatttataaaagaactCTTCTTTGCTTTACGGAGTCACTGTAATATTAAAAGCCTAAAACATGACTGTCGTTTGTAATTTGAAGCAGAGAAAGAATAATCTCTTTAAAAATCTAAATATATCTCTGGAAAAACGTACCTTTATATAGCTAAAAAGTATTGATCTTATTAACGCTTTTgtgtaaattttgtattaattgaaaataaatttatgaaagaagaaaagaaggaaattatatttcatcgtAATGGATTATATTATCAACTGATCGCGCCAATTATGAATCGttgataaattgataatgcaATGATAACGGCATTTTATCCTTCGAGTTGATAATATCATGAGTTATTAatgagattaatattaattttcagagattgtaattcttttattatttagactaatatttgatttgtcatagattattacgcatttacacacaattatatcttaaatgaaattttttaattatttttatttaaagaattttgatTTTCTAACATGTCTTTGTGTTTCGAAAGTTTCAAAGAAATTTGAAAcgcgtgaaataaaataaagctgAAGAGAAATAGgaatttttaacaagaaaattatttattgaagagGGTATTTTTGGACGTGGACTTGTACAGATCAATATTACGTTCTAAGGGTTAAAGACCTCTCTTCGCGTAGGAGGGTAAGGCTGTGCGAAGAATATGGACATTACCGACCGTTTttaaacgtataaaatatatattttgtttaattcacATTCGGTTTAAattttcgtaataattaaacttcaatttttataattaatttataattgcttCATTTGTCGAAAATGTATCTATCTACATTTACGACGTCGTGCATTATCTATGTATTATCATCATTTCTGTGTGGAATTCTTGAGTTCCCCTCGTGCTTATGACGGCTTACTACTCTCACTTTAACTCGACAGTATTTTGAACTATACAGACTgcaattgatatttaatagcATCTTATCAAAGTATGAATAGTGCAAACCAGTTGCTAAACAATGCTGGGAAAGTTTCCTTAGTAATTTATCACAGCCCCGTACTTGTCGTCGATATAGGTGGCTGTCGAAGTATCAATGATGCAAAACTACTTaccgatatttaataaacggTGATCTTTCATGAACAATTCTGATATGTTGAACATAGAGATCAGTTTTGGTGAGATACTTAAATAATCCttgattattttcattatttgctttaattttttcaattacataCAACCATACACCACCCAAAAAGTaacagataaattattatataataatatgcatCTATTGAATTGACCGGGAAATTCATGCAAATTTTGCTTAAAACCGCGTAAAACGAACTTTTCGATCAACTCAATACATAGTAATAAATCCGAAACGTTTTTTACCTCGAGTTTTGCTTTACGTTTTCGCGTATTATGTTGGCCAGTATAGATAATCCCTGAAAAAATAATAGGAAGTATCgattaaatttagatttttgCATTCAGAGAAAACAATCAATGTATtgtagtaaaaaagaaagcGGACAATTATCAAGATGTttgatatacacatacacattattaatttattttacgtagattttctaaataaaactgctgcgattatttttattttgagtcATTTTTAGTTAGTACATATACATGAACTTACTTTGTCCATTTCTTCGGGCGAGGCGTAACTGTAACTTAGTCTCAAGCAATTATTGGAATACGTGTTCGTATAGTTGAAAGCACTCTCGGGAAGAACGAAGACACCGGCAGGCGCGCTTTTCTGCATCGCTAAATCTGTTGCATTCTCCAGACCCTGTATTTTCAACCAAAAGAACATTCCACCTTGCGGTACAGTCCATTCCGCCAAACCTTAAAGTAGAAACTTTGTGTGAATATTTGAAAGTTActtttaaaatctaataaGTTAACATACGCATTCCGGATTTACACTTGCTGCAGATATTTAGGGCgatttttgatattaatatttctctcaaTAAAATTGGGGAAACAATGgcttttgaataattaaaatatgtaaatgtaacCAAACTAAGCAATTTTTGTTAAACCAAGTTAAACCAAAAACGCTAACATTAAAAgctaacattaatttttcatgtttataaaaaacaaaaagtggctaaacttattttttaacaaagatTGATATCTCCAGAAAAAATCGGTTAAATTgctaacaataaaaaatattattggaaTCAATTTATAAAGTACCAGTCAAATGTTTCTCGATTGCAGCCAGCATTATGTCACGTCGTTCGCGGTAGAACCTTTGAACATCCTTGAAGTGTTCCTCGAATTTATCCCATCCCCAAACATCTAATAATTTGTAAAGTACTACCTGGAGAAGATTATTGTAAATGTAGCcatgtattttcaataaaataattttaaccaTAAATTTGTGTATACTTGGGACAGAGCCGGCGCATGAAGGAGGGAATTGCTCATATGAACGCTCAGTATGGACACAATTTTTTTGCCGGCTGTGACAACACCCAAGCGCATTCCAGAGCTAATGATTTTGCTGAACGAGTCTAATCTGATTACGCGGCCATCAGTATCCAGGGAGAAGAATGATAGGGGCTGTTTGTCCAAGAAGTGAATGAAGCAGTAAGGGTCATCCTCGACAATCAAAAAGTCATATATCTGTGCCAATTTGTACACTTGCCTCCGCCGGTCGTCCGACAAGACGGTACCCGTAGGATTTGCTGCCGTTGGATTAACATAAAGAAACTGAAATATTCAACAGACTCTGCATATCTCTCCGGCAAATGAACGCGGTGCTAAAGTTAAAACTACTGTGGTAACAAAAAACGAAAGAGAGTTAAGTGAAATTACGCCAAGTAAATTAATCTCGCGATTTTTAATGGACAATTtaggaattttaatttttaactgttaaattttcttttctgtaaCTTGAATTGTAGTTGAATTGTGCAATCATGCAACGTGTTTTGACGAATATCGCAGACGAATTTTTTGGAATCAACAATGTGGAACAAACAAACCTTCTTTTCCGTAAAAACATCAAAGCTTTTAACGTTAATAGGgtttgagagaaaagagaagaaagtaaAGAACGTTCGCGAATTTCTCTAAGTGTATTTATACAATACTGCGAACTTTCTGTCTTACTTTTGGCATCGGTTTGCCATCCCTACGTCTCTGCTCACATTGCTCGGCGATATCTTCGGGAATTATTCCGTCGGCATCTTGATTGATTTGCACAATTTCTGGCGATAATGGTCGTAGCTGCGAATAGAGGAAAAGTATTATGTTATCAAGATACTTCTTCTCAGAATAATTCTTCAAAGATTATATTTTGCGAAAAAGAGATTGGTATCGACGATTTCCATTGTTTGCACAAGTAAACTTGCgcttgtatattattttcttgatattaacgaatttatatcaattaccATTATTCTGTGcatggaaataaataaaataaaaataaaaatgaaataaaatcatcGAGAGACGAATACCTTGCACATTTTGCAACACTGCAAAAggtatcaatattaaaaattattgttaaacgACTAACCGCcccaattactccggaatatGTCGGAATTTGGATCATGATTGGATCATTTGGATTGATCATCATTTCAAAAACCTTATTGCAACCGTCCATGGAGCCGCACATGACTATGGCGTCCCAATCGTTATATTTTGGTTTGTGCCATCTAGTTTGGAATTCTTTCCACTTCTTCAGTAAGGGCGCATAACTTCAATAAGTAATAATgcagtattaaaatataatcatcTAATTTAAGAAAGCGtctacatatttattaataaagcaacATTGGAATTTGTATTTCATATTGGCACATTTTCAACTACGAGTTATCCCGTAGTGGACAGTCAACGTGTTAGTTAGTGCAGACGTGTTAGTATATctattttaagattttatgtaaattaaaatttgagaatatttttaatcgcccatttatgtaaattaattacatattttattaatattgcttaCCCTTGCGTGGGCAGATATTGTAACGCTGAACTCAGTTCACGCTCGTCAAGTTTCAACGAAATATTAGGTTTGAACGTTAATGAAATATCTTTGATAGGAAACGTAGCAACGTTTGGCATACCACCAGCGAAAACTATTCCACTTGgttttttttcataaagagcgtctacattaaaatttgaaagaatataaaCAATTACATTACTTAAAACATCAAATCATCACTATATCGATACATTAGATTCagattaattgtatttaaaacgtaatgatagattaaataagaacaatCGATATATAATCAAAGCAAACTCCttatttataagtattttttatttaatacattcgagagatatttttaatatgttttaatgaaaaacaattataataaaaagtctaAAGAATTATCAATTTGTTTCATGGTCAATAGATTATTACTCTTGTTTAGAAAATATCAATAGATtagataaagatatttatttaatagatatcattattttaaaaatatatattttttgagtAACTGAGAAAAAGATACTGTGCGAGAAATTGTTTCGTTCAATATTAAActaacaattttcaatttcaattcaaGCAGTTTCGCCTCGCGAATTgagtgtttgaaattttagaACGTCTGGAACATAAAAGGAGCAACTGACGAAGAGATGACTTTTCGTGCACAAACACGTAAAAACAAGTACAAAACAACTACCGAAGATATAATTCCGTGTAAGGAATGCCTATGTTTCGTTGTATGTGTTTCATGCGAGGAACATATCAGTGTGTATTTGTGATTAGCTTTACAAAGTCGTTAAGATTAATGCCGGTGTCTGATAAGAGGTACGTATAGTATTAAACTAAATTTGAAACCACGATAAGTGTCTTactaaacaatatattatataattttatatttatacaatagaTGCATATTTACTTACTCGAtgtgataataattacataattacagaattaataatctctaaattatttaattaataaatataatgttttatttgttatatttgttttcttatataaaaaaaactacacttatcgaattattatcattatcttttaatttaattaattaattataaagcaCAAGCTAGCATGAATAATTGACTCAGACAATTTCTTGAACTGTATCACATATTTTTGTATCATCTCGGCGCGTAACAAGCTAGAACTGCAGAAATCCTTGATCGCGCCAATGATTTATTGCGAAATTTTcacgaaagaaaaaatacaaatataaatatattaaattatagattGATAACTTACTTATGTCCCTAATTAGATTCCCTTTTCTGTGGGCAACAACTTTAGCGAGGAACTTGGTGTAATCCATCATGATTTTGCCTGGTGTGTCGCGACTCACGACTGTCACAATTCCATTAACTCCCTCGAGATAGCTTCCAGTTGCAGAAGGTATCGTCGAAGTGATTCGGCGTACAATCTGGATCAATACTGCCGTACGATCTTTAAAGAGATCCTGGAGCAACTACCGAACTCGAAACACGAAAGCGCCATCATTTGGATGgaactaataaataatgacTGGCATTACCAACAGCACTCACATTACCGACATGTTGGAAAACGTGTAAATTATGAAAGACGCAAGAAAAAGCGCGATACGGTGTTCTGAAACGCTCGATGCATCGAGTCATGTGCTTAAAATGATGCTTGAAATTGTCAATTAGAGCATCATTGTCACGTAGACGACCTTTCGCTCTTATTTAATGTAGATGCCAACTCACGAGTAGACTGCCCCTGTTTATTCTACACGCCAGCACGAGTAAATCACCTCTggctttatttctttatttatttctggCATGTATAAATGTGTAAATACTCACGAGATCACTCTATTTTACATGCCATACCGTGAGCAGACAGCCTCTGGCTTTATTTCATGTGGATGTAATTTCAGGTAGTGTTTCCTTCGCCTGCAAAGTAGAATTAGAT
Proteins encoded in this window:
- the LOC105278388 gene encoding kynurenine/alpha-aminoadipate aminotransferase, mitochondrial, translating into MMDYTKFLAKVVAHRKGNLIRDINALYEKKPSGIVFAGGMPNVATFPIKDISLTFKPNISLKLDERELSSALQYLPTQGYAPLLKKWKEFQTRWHKPKYNDWDAIVMCGSMDGCNKVFEMMINPNDPIMIQIPTYSGVIGALRPLSPEIVQINQDADGIIPEDIAEQCEQRRRDGKPMPKFLYVNPTAANPTGTVLSDDRRRQVYKLAQIYDFLIVEDDPYCFIHFLDKQPLSFFSLDTDGRVIRLDSFSKIISSGMRLGVVTAGKKIVSILSVHMSNSLLHAPALSQVVLYKLLDVWGWDKFEEHFKDVQRFYRERRDIMLAAIEKHLTGLAEWTVPQGGMFFWLKIQGLENATDLAMQKSAPAGVFVLPESAFNYTNTYSNNCLRLSYSYASPEEMDKGLSILANIIRENVKQNSR